In one Pseudomonas purpurea genomic region, the following are encoded:
- a CDS encoding winged helix-turn-helix domain-containing protein, protein MDVSKTKSSFYRRLYVAYLIDSGLASSVPALTEVTGMPRRTAQDTIAALADLDIVCEFEQQGGARNHAGRYRIREWGAIDRGWIERNLRQIKAVLEYP, encoded by the coding sequence ATGGACGTGAGCAAGACCAAAAGCAGCTTTTACCGCCGGTTGTACGTGGCGTACCTGATCGACAGCGGGCTGGCCAGCAGTGTCCCGGCGTTGACCGAAGTGACCGGCATGCCCCGGCGCACGGCCCAGGACACCATTGCGGCATTGGCGGATCTGGACATTGTCTGCGAGTTCGAGCAGCAAGGCGGTGCGCGCAATCATGCAGGCCGTTATCGGATTCGCGAGTGGGGGGCCATTGACCGGGGATGGATCGAGCGCAATCTTCGGCAGATCAAAGCGGTGCTTGAGTATCCCTGA
- a CDS encoding EAL domain-containing protein: MECAQPKPGEGSSVLLIVDDYPENLLSMRALLQRQDWQVMTAASGIEALSLLLEHEVDLVLLDVQMPGMDGFEVARLMRGSQRTRLTPIIFLTANEQSQDAVIKGYASGAVDYLFKPFDPQILKPKVQALLEHQRNRRALQRLSHDLEVARAFNASVLDNAAEGILVVGEDGVIRFANPAMSRLLNAPVAELQGAPFLEFLQKPHIPQWSDSPINASYRRGETWRVHDALLRTAPGQQVPVALSCAPLPPEQKAMVVTVLDMSVVRHLHQQLEFQAVTDPLTGLLNRRGFYQTVENLLLRGERTDSSWVLLYLDLDGFKRVNDSLGHDAGDRVLRWVSEQLKACLRPFDILARMGGDEFTALLDLEFAEQAAKIAEKLIERLSICQQIEGMDVVLGASIGIATYPDCGSNLDGLLRASDIAMYEAKRAGRQQYRFYDHEMNGRARSRLMLEESVRTAIENKDFNLVYQPQVSIADGRLRGFEALLRWQHPSVGDVPPGLFLPLLEEVRLISRLGSWIYHRGAGQRKAWEGVFADDLVLGVSLSSTQFGMPNLVTELRQVLERHALQPRQLEVEITEDALMQNLDESRKQLRLLRNLGVRVALDDFGSGPCSLAYLRDLEFDTLKLDRHLIARLLESPRDAAIARSVIDLCKEFGVLVIAEGVETPAQYQWLQANGCEYVQGFLVARPLMAEDAGQFVQPFDWSALGT; the protein is encoded by the coding sequence ATGGAATGCGCGCAACCGAAGCCAGGTGAAGGCAGCTCAGTCCTATTGATCGTCGATGATTACCCCGAAAACCTGCTCAGCATGCGCGCCTTGTTACAGCGCCAGGACTGGCAGGTGATGACCGCCGCCTCGGGGATCGAGGCACTGAGCCTGTTGCTTGAACACGAAGTCGACCTGGTACTGCTGGATGTGCAGATGCCCGGCATGGATGGTTTTGAAGTCGCCCGCCTGATGCGCGGCAGCCAGCGGACCCGCCTCACCCCGATCATCTTCCTGACCGCCAACGAGCAGTCCCAGGATGCCGTGATCAAGGGCTATGCCAGTGGCGCGGTGGATTACCTGTTCAAACCCTTCGACCCGCAAATCCTCAAACCCAAAGTCCAGGCGCTGCTTGAGCACCAGCGCAATCGTCGGGCACTGCAACGCCTGAGCCATGACCTGGAAGTGGCGCGGGCCTTTAATGCCTCGGTGCTGGATAACGCCGCCGAAGGCATTCTGGTGGTGGGCGAGGACGGGGTGATACGGTTCGCCAACCCGGCCATGTCGCGCCTGCTCAATGCGCCGGTCGCAGAGCTGCAAGGCGCGCCGTTTCTGGAGTTCCTGCAAAAACCCCATATTCCCCAGTGGAGCGATTCGCCGATCAACGCCAGTTACCGCCGCGGTGAAACCTGGCGCGTGCATGACGCGCTGCTGCGCACGGCCCCCGGCCAACAAGTGCCCGTGGCGTTGTCCTGTGCGCCGCTGCCCCCTGAACAAAAGGCCATGGTGGTGACCGTGCTGGACATGTCGGTGGTGCGCCACTTGCACCAGCAACTGGAGTTCCAGGCCGTTACTGACCCGTTGACCGGGCTGCTCAACCGGCGCGGGTTTTACCAGACCGTCGAAAACCTGCTGTTGCGCGGCGAACGTACGGACAGTTCATGGGTGCTGCTTTACCTGGACCTGGACGGCTTCAAACGGGTCAATGATTCACTCGGGCACGACGCGGGTGACCGTGTGTTGCGTTGGGTTTCCGAACAGCTGAAAGCCTGTTTGCGGCCCTTCGATATCCTGGCGCGAATGGGCGGCGACGAGTTCACCGCGTTGCTGGACCTGGAGTTTGCAGAGCAGGCGGCCAAGATTGCCGAGAAGCTCATCGAGCGGTTGTCGATCTGTCAGCAGATCGAAGGCATGGACGTGGTGCTGGGCGCCAGCATCGGCATTGCCACCTATCCCGATTGCGGTTCCAACCTCGACGGATTGCTGCGCGCATCCGACATCGCCATGTATGAAGCCAAGCGAGCGGGGCGTCAGCAGTATCGCTTTTACGATCATGAAATGAATGGCCGTGCCCGTTCGCGCCTGATGCTCGAAGAGAGCGTGCGCACGGCCATTGAAAACAAGGATTTCAACCTCGTGTATCAACCTCAGGTGTCGATTGCCGACGGCCGTCTGCGCGGGTTTGAAGCGCTGTTGCGCTGGCAGCATCCCAGTGTGGGCGATGTGCCGCCGGGGCTGTTTTTACCGTTGCTGGAAGAGGTGCGGCTGATCAGCCGCCTGGGCAGCTGGATTTACCATCGCGGTGCGGGCCAGCGAAAAGCCTGGGAGGGCGTGTTCGCCGATGACCTGGTGCTGGGCGTGAGCTTGAGCAGCACCCAGTTCGGCATGCCGAACCTGGTGACGGAGTTGCGCCAGGTGCTGGAGCGCCACGCGTTGCAGCCACGTCAGCTTGAGGTCGAGATCACCGAAGACGCCCTGATGCAGAACCTCGATGAGTCCCGCAAACAACTGCGTTTGCTGCGCAACCTAGGGGTGCGAGTGGCGCTGGACGATTTTGGCTCCGGGCCGTGTTCGTTGGCGTATTTGCGCGATCTTGAGTTCGACACCCTCAAACTGGACCGGCACCTGATCGCCCGGTTGCTGGAGTCGCCACGGGATGCGGCGATCGCCCGTAGCGTGATCGATCTGTGCAAGGAATTCGGCGTGCTGGTGATCGCCGAAGGGGTGGAGACGCCTGCGCAGTATCAGTGGTTGCAGGCCAACGGTTGCGAGTACGTGCAAGGCTTCCTGGTGGCGCGACCGCTGATGGCCGAGGACGCCGGCCAGTTTGTGCAGCCTTTCGACTGGAGCGCGCTGGGAACCTGA
- a CDS encoding M48 family metallopeptidase, giving the protein MTVLKYLQAYPPALQEQVQQLIAQDRLGAYLTQRYPEKHAVQSDKALYSYALELKQEYLRNAPAIDKVLFDNRLDLTHRALGLHTAISRVQGGKLKAKKEIRIASLFKDAAPEFLKMIVVHELAHFKESDHNKAFYKLCEHMLPGYHQVEFDLRVYLTWRDMQ; this is encoded by the coding sequence ATGACCGTGCTCAAATACCTCCAGGCTTATCCCCCCGCATTGCAAGAGCAGGTTCAGCAGCTGATTGCTCAAGATCGGCTGGGTGCTTACCTCACTCAACGTTATCCAGAGAAACATGCGGTGCAGAGCGACAAGGCGCTGTACAGCTACGCACTGGAACTCAAGCAGGAGTATTTGCGCAATGCGCCGGCCATCGACAAGGTGCTGTTCGATAACCGCCTCGACCTGACCCACCGCGCATTGGGCCTGCACACTGCGATATCCCGGGTGCAGGGTGGCAAGCTCAAGGCCAAGAAAGAAATTCGCATCGCGTCATTGTTCAAGGACGCGGCGCCCGAGTTTCTGAAAATGATCGTGGTGCATGAGTTGGCGCATTTCAAAGAGTCGGATCACAACAAGGCGTTCTACAAGTTGTGCGAACACATGTTGCCGGGGTATCACCAGGTGGAGTTCGATCTGCGGGTGTACCTGACCTGGCGGGATATGCAGTAA